DNA from Massilia antarctica:
TGGACGATCGCGCCGAAGTCGAGCAGTTTCAGCACGACGCCGTCGTAGGTCTTGCCTACTTCGACCGAGGCGGTCAGTTCTTCGATGCGGCGCTTGGCTTCCTGGCCGGCGGCGGCGTCGACCGACGCGATGGTGACGATACCTTCATCGCTGATATCGATCTGGGTGCCGGTTTCTTCGGTCAGCGCGCGAATGACGGCGCCGCCCTTGCCGATGACGTCACGGATTTTTTCAGGATTGATCTTGATGGTGATCAGGCGCGGTGCGAAATCCGACAGTTCGGTTTTCACGTGCGGCATGGCCTTCTGCATTTCGCCGAGGATGTGCTGGCGGCCTTCTTTGGCTTGCGCCAGTGCCACTTGCATGATTTCCTTGGTGATGCCCATGATCTTGATGTCCATCTGCAGCGCGGTAATGCCATTGGCGGTACCGGCTACCTTGAAGTCCATGTCGCCCAGGTGATCTTCGTCGCCCAGAATGTCGGACAGGACGGCGAACTTGCCGCCTTCCTTGATCAGGCCCATGGCGATACCGGCCACGTGCGCTTTCATCGGCACGCCGGCATCCATCAGCGCCAGGCAGCCGCCGCAGACGGAAGCCATCGACGAGGAACCGTTCGATTCGGTGATTTCCGATACCAGGCGGACCGAGTAGCTGAAGTCTTCAGGGTTGGGCAAGGCGGCGATCAGCGCGCGCTTGGCCAGGCGGCCGTGGCCGATTTCGCGACGCTTCGGGGTGCCGACACGGCCGGTTTCGCCGGTGGCGAACGGAGGCATGTTGTAGTGCATCATGAAGTCATCGGTGTACTCGCCCATCAGCGCATCGATCTTCTGGCTGTCGCGCGCGGTGCCGAGGGTGGCCACGACCAGCGCTTGCGTTTCGCCGCGGGTGAACAGGGCCGAACCGTGGGTACGTGGCAGGATGCTGGTGCGGATCGCGATCGGACGCACGGTGCGGGTGTCGCGGCCGTCGATGCGTGGCTCGCCGTTGAGGATCTGCGAACGCACGACTTTGGCTTCGATGTCGAACAGGACGTTGCCGACGTCGACATTGTCCGGCTGAGGTATGCCGGTGGCGGCAGCGTCGGCGGCCAGGGCGGCGTAGACTTCCTGGAACGAGGCTTTCAGCTTGGCGGTACGGGCAACCTTGTCCTTGATCTGGTAGGTTTCGTTGATGTTCGTTTCAGCCAGTTCCTTGACGCGGGCGATCAGCGCTTCGTTCTTGGCCGGGGCGGTCCATTCAACTTCCGGCTTGCCGCCGTCGCGCACCAGTTCGTGGATCGCATCGATCACGACTTTCATCTGGTCGTGGCCGTAGACGACGGCGCCGAGCATGATTTCTTCGGACAGTTGCTTGGCTTCCGATTCGACCATCAGCACGGCCGTTTCGGTACCGGCGACGACCAGGTCCATCTCGGATGTTTTCAGTTGTGTCGTGGTCGGGTTCAGGATGAACTGGCCGTTGGCGTAGCCGACGCGCGCGGCGCCGATCGGGCCGCTGAACGGGATGCCGGAGACGCACAGCGCGGCGGACGCGCCGATCATGGCGGCGATGTCCGGATCGATCTCAGGATTGACCGACAGCACGTGGATGATGATCTGAACTTCGTTCAGGTAGCCTTCCGGGAACAGCGGGCGGATCGGACGATCGATCAGGCGGCTGGTCAGGGTTTCTTTTTCGGAAGGACGGCCTTCGCGCTTGAAGAAACCGCCTGGGATTTTACCGGCTGCGTACGTTTTCTCGACGTAGTCGACCGTCAGCGGGAAGAAATCCTGGCCTGGCTTGGCGTCTTTGCGCGCAACCACGGTAGCCAGGACAACGGTGTCTTCGATCGACACCATGACGGCGCCGGAGGCTTGACGGGCGATTTCGCCGGTTTCCAGGGTCACTTGGTGTTGGCCGTACTGGAAGGTTTTCGTAACTTTATTAAACATGGGTAATCCCTTTCTATTTGCCGACAGATTTTCAGGCGCTGTCGTCCACCTCACCACAGGCAACATTGCTTGCTGCCTTTACTACTTTTTTGGGGCTAGAAATGCAAAATGCCCGCAACAGCAAGCTGTGCAGGCATTTCTTGATCAACTTGAATCGGCAAAAATTACTTGCGCAGGCCGAGTTTAGCGATCAGATCGCGATAACGGGTTGCGTCTTTGCTTTTCAGGTAGGACAGCAGGCTCTTACGACGGTTGACCATCATGATCAGACCACGGCGCGAGTGGTGATCTTTAGCGTGAGCTTTGAAGTGGCCGTTCAGTTCGTTGATGCGTGCGGTCAGCAGAGCGACCTGAACTTCAGGGGAGCCGGTGTCGTTTTGCGCACGGGCGTTATCCGCGATGATCGCGGCTTTGTTGATGTTTTCTACGGTCATGATAGTACCTTTCACATGCGGTGCACGAGTCGCAACCCGATACACCGTGAACTTCGATTAAACCGGCCAAAACGGCCAGACCGGCTAGTATATGCGAAAATCCGGCGTGCTGCCAGTGAAGCTTGGCGCAAGCTGGTGCATGATGGTGTTTTGGTCCTGTCAAAGGTGGTTTTTATGCAAAAAATAGTCAAAATGGCAATCCTGAGCGCCCTGCTGGCCCTGGGCGGCTGCGCGGCGATGATGCGCACGCCGCCGCTGCCGGGCGACACCTTCGAGGCGGTGCGCGCCAAGTTCGGCGAGCCGACCGCAGTCCACTCCCTGCCCTCGGGCCAGGTGCTGGAATACGCCACCGGGCCGTTCGGCCAGTTCACCTGGATGGCGCGCATGGGGCCGGACGGCAGGCTGATTGCCTTCGAGCAGGTGCTGGGCGATGTCGGTTTCGGGCGCATCAAGATCGACAAGGCGACCAGGGCCGATGTGATGGCGACCGTGGGACGTCCGGCCGAGCGGTCCTACCTGGCGCTGTCGGACCTGGAGGTGTGGTCGTACCGATATAAAGAGAGCGGCGTGTGGAATTCGATGATGCATGTGCACTTCGACCGCGCCGGCATCGTCAGGAAGATGATCAGCGGGCCGGACCCGATGTATGAGGAGAAGCGCGGGTTTTTCAGGGATTGAGCAAGGGGCGGCTGAGAATTATTTGTCTCAGCGAAGGTCGAGGACGGGGCCGCGCTACATGGACCCAGATTGAATTCAAACGCGCGCATTCCCCCAGCCGGGTCTTGTACCGAAAGAACCGCCGTGGCCTTGCCTTCGGCGATGCCGATCTTCGGTACCGGTTCCTTGTACCGGTTCAACCGCATTGAGGCAGCGCGCACGGCCATCGTTGGCAGGCGCCGGCGTCACGCTTACCTGTCAGCCGGCGCAGCCTGGTGTTCCGATGAACGCCGATGCGGCGCCAGCCAATTCCTGTCATTCCTTAGCGCATCGACCGCTCCCTGCAGAAAGCGGTACAGCTCGGGTTTGTCGAGCGGCACCAGCATGCTGCGCTCGTACGAGGCCGTCCTCGGCCGGCTGGCCACGTGCAGCAGCGCTGCATCCATGAAGGGATCGTTCCTGAGCGCGTCCAGGGTGGAACGGTCGACAATGGTAAAGTCCAGGCGCCGGTTCAAGACAATCATTTGCAGCGCATTCTTGATCTGCGGCACATCGATGCGCGTGATGGCGCCGGCGGCAATCAGTGGGTCCAGGTCGGGAAAACGGTGCCCGCTCGGGGCACCGAAGCGCTTGCCGCGCAGGGAGTCCGGCCCATCGTACTCCAGCGGCGCCGCGCGTGACGACACCACCAGCGATTCGTCGTCCATCAGGGCCGCCGTCCAGAGATAGCGCGTGCGCCCGGGATCGTCGAAAAAGCGCGGATGCACCCAGGGAACGACGATGCTCGCCTTCCCCTCATGCAAAAGCACATCGAGCCGCCGGCGCGGAATGTAGACCGATTCAAAATGGTAACGCCCGCCGGACATGCCGTTCAGCTTGCTCGCCAGGAGGGCATTGAACCCGGCCGATGGCTGGCCCGGCACGAACCAGGGCACATAGTCGTAATAGGTCGCCAGTTGCACGGTTTCGGCGCCATGCGCCAGGCGCAGTGCCAGCACCAGCGCCAGCGCCAGATATCTCAGTCGCATGACTGCGCCGTCATCGATATACTCATCCGTTCGCCACTCCCCAGGCAGGGTTCAAGGAACACCTCATCAGTGCACCATTTAACCACGATCGGTCCAGGAGCAGCGTCGGCTTGATCGCGGCCCGAGCGCGTGGGCGATCGCCGCCGACTGCGCCGCAGCGCGGGTTCGGCTGGCGGCCCCCAAGGTACCGCCGCGCGCCACTTTTGCAAAGAGATAAAAAGAGGCAAGGGCGCTTCTGTTACGCCACCGAAACCGTGTTTATACTCGCGCCCATGAACCTCACTTTCACGCCACCGCCACCACAACGCCACACTGCGGCATTGGCGTTGACAGTGCTCGTGCACGGCTTGCTGATTGTTGGCTGGCAATATGCGCGACGCCTCCCGCCCGTCGATCACGATCCGGACCAGCGCATCCAGTGGGTCACGATCACGCCGCAGGCCAAGCCGAAGGTGCCGGCGCCGCCACCGCCGCCACGGCCTGAGGTGAGAAAAACGGCTGGCGCAAGTAGCGCGGCACTCCGCCCCGCCCGCGCCGCGCCGGCGCCGGCACAGCCAGCCACCGAACAGCCGGCCGAGGCGGTGACGGCCGAGGCGCCATCGACACTGGCGCCGAGCGCGGCCGACATCATGCAGCAAGCCAGGCGCAGCATCGGAAAAATCGACCAGGATTTGCGCAAGGCCCATCCAGGGCAGCCGATCACCGCACCCGTGACCAACGGGGCAAGCCGGCTGGCGCAGGGCATGCAGGCGGCCGCCGACGCCGCGCCCAACCGCTGGTACGAGGCGCCCAAGGTCACCGAGATCATCGATCCCGGCCCATACAGCCGGCGGCGCTACCGGGTGGTCGGCGCCAACGGCACCTACTGCATCACGGTCGAATCGAATCACGCGCCCGATGGGCTGGACATCATGAAAAACGGCATCCAGCACAAGAAGACCACCTGCGAAAAGAGCGAACAGGCGGCCACCGAGCAGAAATGGTAAGCGCGCCTCAGGTCCAGGTAGCGGCAGACGCGCACGCACGCCCTCACATACTCACTTTGTAGCACGTCCTCCAGGGCCGGCTGGTCAGGGACTGCCCTTCGATCCGGGTCCAGCCGGCACCTGCCGCAAAGCTGACCCACAGCTGATTGGGGCCGGCATAGGCCATGCTGCCGTCGCCGGCGAGGAAGAATGGATACGCGCCTTCGCGCACGGATTGATCAAGGTCGGCCAGCTTCTCGGCCTTGCCCGCCGTGGCGCGGTACAAGGCGACGGGCAGCACCGGCCATCCGTACGAATCGGCACCGCCGATGAAGTACAGGGTGCGCCCGTTCCCGCCCACCAGGACGGCGCTGGAGGGAGCATCGGCGGCGTCGAATCGCAGTGGCAGCCGGGTCCAGCGCGCGCCTTTGCCGGCCTTGCGCACCAGATGGCGGCGACGGCGGTCGGCGCGGGTGGCGTACTGCACGCCGTCGGCGTCGGTATGCACGAACGACTCCTGCGGGGCGGTGGCCACGGGAGCGGGATGCCCGGCTTCCTCGGCGTCCGCGTCCAGCCAGGTCTTGCCCCCATCGAGGCTGCGCAGCGTGCCGAAGCTCGCGCCGACCACGATCTCGCCGGTCGCGCTGGTGCGGGCCCAGTCGATATGCTCGTAGGAGCAGGAGCTTGCGCGCGCGGCGCCGGCGACCAACAACACACCGGCGAAGCACAGTAAGGACCGTCGCATGCCGCCTACTGCTGCGGGTTGACGCGCTCGATCTTCGAGTGCAGCTTGTTCAGGCCCGACAAATAGGCCTTGGCCGAGGCGACGATGATGTCCGGGTCCGAGCCGACGCCGTTGACGATGCGGCCCGAACGCGACAGGCGCATCGTGACCTCGCCCTGGGACTGGGTACCGTTGCTGATCGCGTTGATCGAAAACAGCACCAGTTCGGCGCCGCTGGCCGCTTCCTTTTCGATGGCGTTGACGGTGGCGTCGACCGGGCCGTCGCCCTCGCCTTCGCACGAAAACTCCTTGCCGCCGATCGCGAACACCACCCTGGCGGTCGGGATTTCGCCGGTTTCGGAGCGCTGCGCCAGCGACACGAAGCGGTAATGTTCGTTTTCCTGGGCGTGTTCCTCGTCCGAGACGAGCGCCATGATGTCTTCATCGAAGATCTCGGACTTGCGGTCGGCCAGTTCCTTGAA
Protein-coding regions in this window:
- the pnp gene encoding polyribonucleotide nucleotidyltransferase; translated protein: MFNKVTKTFQYGQHQVTLETGEIARQASGAVMVSIEDTVVLATVVARKDAKPGQDFFPLTVDYVEKTYAAGKIPGGFFKREGRPSEKETLTSRLIDRPIRPLFPEGYLNEVQIIIHVLSVNPEIDPDIAAMIGASAALCVSGIPFSGPIGAARVGYANGQFILNPTTTQLKTSEMDLVVAGTETAVLMVESEAKQLSEEIMLGAVVYGHDQMKVVIDAIHELVRDGGKPEVEWTAPAKNEALIARVKELAETNINETYQIKDKVARTAKLKASFQEVYAALAADAAATGIPQPDNVDVGNVLFDIEAKVVRSQILNGEPRIDGRDTRTVRPIAIRTSILPRTHGSALFTRGETQALVVATLGTARDSQKIDALMGEYTDDFMMHYNMPPFATGETGRVGTPKRREIGHGRLAKRALIAALPNPEDFSYSVRLVSEITESNGSSSMASVCGGCLALMDAGVPMKAHVAGIAMGLIKEGGKFAVLSDILGDEDHLGDMDFKVAGTANGITALQMDIKIMGITKEIMQVALAQAKEGRQHILGEMQKAMPHVKTELSDFAPRLITIKINPEKIRDVIGKGGAVIRALTEETGTQIDISDEGIVTIASVDAAAGQEAKRRIEELTASVEVGKTYDGVVLKLLDFGAIVQVMPGKDGLLHISQIANERVNAVADYLKEGQQVRVKVLETDDRGRLKLSMKAAEGAEAAAQ
- the rpsO gene encoding 30S ribosomal protein S15, which produces MTVENINKAAIIADNARAQNDTGSPEVQVALLTARINELNGHFKAHAKDHHSRRGLIMMVNRRKSLLSYLKSKDATRYRDLIAKLGLRK